TTGTATTCGACTGATATGCAGCGGTTTCTAAAGCTGCTTGGTATTGAGGTGGTAACTTTTTCCATTCGTCCAAATTAATTTGTACTTCTAAAGTTGGACCTGGTTCCCACCAACCTGGATAATAATAAAATTTAGCGACTTTATTTAAACCCAATTTTTCATCATCATAGGGTCCCACCCATTCAGCCGCGTCAATAGCCCCCGTTTGTAGTGCTTGGAAAATTTCCCCACCAGGGAGATTTTGGACAGTTACTCCCAGTTTAGCCATAACTTGCCCTCCTAAACCAGGAATCCGCATTTTTAGCCCTTTGAGATCATTGAGGGTTTTCACCTCGTTGCGAAACCATCCCCCCATTTGTGTACCCGTATTTCCCGCAGGAAATTGAATTACATTAAATTTACGTGCGTAAATTTCCCGCAGTTTGGCTAAACCTCCGCCTTCATATAACCAAGCGTTTTGTTGTTGGGCATTGAGTCCAAATGGTACTGATGTCCCAAATCCCAAGGCGGGACTTTTACCAATGTAGTAATAAGCGGCACTATGTCCTGCTTGCACAGCACCTTGAGAAACCACATTGAGAACTTCTAAACCGGGGGCTATTTCTCCAGCCGCACGGGGTTCGATAATAAATTTACCATTAGTGAGAACTTTAACGCGCTCTGCTAAAACCTGCGCCCCGCCAAAAATAGTTTCTAAAGATAATGGCCAACTTGTAGCCATTTGCCATTTAATGATAGGTAAATTACTGGTGTCGGTTTGACCTGTGGCAGCTTGATTTTGAGCCTTTTGACAACCACCAACAATTGCTACTCCGGTAGCTGCGATCGCACTTTGAGATAATCTATTAACAATAGTTCGACGTTTCATAAAAATGAATATTATTGACTAAGTGTAAGATTTCCCTAGAATATCATAATGATGTGAAATTTCAGCCACCACAAAACAGGTTGGTATTAAAAATCTTCGTTGGGATTAGGTAGGGGGAAAAAGGTTTTAGACTTATTTACTTTTTGTTATCCAGTTTGACTTGATTGTGTTGATATACTTAAAACTTATTATTTCTTATAATTTGGCCAATTGCCGATCATTTCAGATTAGTATAAAAATATTAATTCAGAGGGAACAGGGAACGGGCAACACCGGAACAGGAAAAACTCATGTTAAAAACATGAGATTGAGATAATGACACTGTTTTTTTCGTGCTACGCATCTTGTAAAAACATCTTTTTTTTGACTGAGCTTTAAACTGGTGCAAATGAGTGTTTCTTATCTGTTCCCAGTTAAGAGTTCCCTGTTCCCTGTTCCCTGTTCCCTTCTTTTGTAATTTCTAACTAAATTTAACGGCTATGTTAGAAACTGTTTTGGTTGTACCTAGTATTAAATTGCCACCCACTCAGGCAGAACTTCCTTGTGATGATGGTATCCCGATGGAGACACAAAGACATAAATTACAAATGGATATTTTAATTGATACCATTCAGCCTTGGCTAGATCAAAGGGCTGATGGGTATGTAGGTGGCAATATGTTTGTATACTACAGTTTAGCACAATTAAAAAATCAAGATTTTCGAGGTCCAGATTTCTTTGCTGTTTTGGATGTGCCGAAAACAGAACGATTATCTTGGGTAGTTTGGGAAGAAGGAAAACCACCAGATGTAGTAATTGAATTACTTTCAGAAAGCACAGCTAGTAATGATAAAAGTGCGAAAAAATTGATTTATCAAAATCAAATGCGGGTTTCTGAATATTTCTGGTATGACCCTTTTAACCCCAATGATTTTGCAGGTTTTGATCTGAATAGTGGTGCATATCAACAGATTGCTTTAAATGATAAAAATCACCTGATAAGTAAAGTTCTAGATTTAGCTTTGGTGCGTTGGCAGGGTAATTATAGAGGTGTTGATGCCACTTGGTTACGTTGGGCAACTTTAGATGGTGATTTATTTCCCACATCTGGGGAAATGGTAGAAATTGCACAACAACGTGCAGAACAGGCTGAATTGCAATTAAGACAAGTTGCTATTAATTTGTCACAGAATGGAATGTCTGTAGAACAAGTGGCACAATTGACAAATTTAGATATTTTGGAGGTAGAAAGATTGATTAATTAATATTAATAATTCAGGAGTCACTATAGATTTTCTCGTTCCCATACTCTGTATGGGAATGAATTCCAGAAGGCTCTGCCTTCTATAACGACAGAGGCACCAGTCTCCGTCAGGGCATTCCCAATCAAAGACTGGGAACGAGATAAAAAAACTTTTTCTACCTGAATTTTGCACAATATTTAAAGTATTATTTATACTTAATCCCCTACTTTCCATTCTGTCCTTTAATTTATATGTTCTATGCGTAACTCAAAAAGATTTGCTTTCATTAGTAGACTGTTAAAGTTTTCGCAGTCTATTGACAATTTTGCTGATAAATTGGGATGGTTATCCAATTGGCTGGTTTTACTGACAATTGGAGTCGGTTTCTTTAACGTTGTTGCCCGTTATATGGGTCGCTTCATTGGTGTACAATTATCTTCTAATGGCTTATTAGAACTGCAATGGTATTTATTTTCTCTAACTTTCTTATTCGGCTTTGTTTATATTTTACGTCATGGAGAAAATGTGCGTGTTGATTTTCTCTATACTAATATGAGTGAAAAAAAACGCGCCTTAATTGATTTTGTTGGCACAGTTTTATTTTTAATTCCCTTTTGTTTAATTGGCATTTGGGTAACATTCAACCCGGTTTTACAATCTTGGGGAAGGTTAACTGATGGTAGTTGGGGAACATGGGAAATATCTTCTGACGCGAATGGGTTACCCCGCGCACCCATAAAAACTATGGTTCCTGTGGCCTTATTTTTTCTGCTTTTACAAAGTATTTCTCAAACAATTAAATATTTAGCCGTATTATTAGGCTATCAACAAGTAGCAGAACAAATTCGCTTAGAAACTTCCGAAAATATCAATATTGAATAGGAGAAATTATGGGTTTTGAATGGTTAGCAATTTTAATGTTTGTCGGCTTTTTCTTTATTCTCATGAGTGGCTTTCCTGTCGCTTTTTCCTTTGCTGGTACAGCCATTGTTTTTGGACTTATTGGTACAGCAGTGGGGGCTTTTAATCCGGCTCGTCTCCTGCTTTTACCTAATAGTTGGTTTGGCACAATGTCGAACTTTACTTTACTAGCTATTCCCTTTTTTGTCTTTCTGGGTGCAGTTTTAGAAAAGTCAGGATTAGCAGAAGAGTTATTAGAAACTATCGGCATTATTCTAAGTCGTGTTCGCGGAGGATTGGCTTTAGCAGTTGTTTTAGTGGGAACTGTTTTAGCCGCCACAACCGGAGTCGTAGCCGCTACAGTAATTGTCATGGGAATGTTATCATTACCCATGATGTTACGCTATGGCTATGATAAAAAATTGGCAGCAGGAGTAATAATTGCTTCCGGAACTTTAGCCCAGTTAATTCCTCCCAGTTTAGTTTTAGTTATTCTTAGTGATCAAATTGGTGTTTCCGTTGGAGATTTATTTTTAGGGGCATTAATTCCCGGATTAATGTTATCTGGTGCTTATATTCTCTATATTTTAGGACTGGCATTTTTTCAACCGGATAAAGTACCAATGATTCCTGATGATGTGGTAATTCCTCAAGGTACTCAATTAATTAAACAAATTTTTAAAGCTGTTGTTCCGCCAATTATTTTAATTTTTGCGGTGTTGGGAAGTATATTCTTTGGTGTAGCTACTCCCACAGAAGCCGGGGCTGTCGGTGCTGTTGGGGCTTCTATTCTCGCAGCGTTTAATAAACGGTTAACACCACAATTAATTCGTGATGCTGCCCATTCTACCGCAGTGATTACCGCTTTAGTGGTGATGATTTTATTCTGTTCTTCGATGTTTAGTTTGGTGTTTGATGCTTTAGGTGGCAAAACTCTGATTACTAATTTATTAATAGGTTTACCCGGAGGATATTGGGGATTTTTAATTGTTAGTAACATTGTGATTTTTATTTTAGGAGCTTTTTTAGAATTTATTGAGATTTGCTTTATTGCTATGCCTTTATTTGTGCCAGCGGCACAGGCTTTACATATTGATATGGTGTGGTTTGGTGTGGTCATGGCAGTGAATTTACAAACGGCGTTTATTTCTCCACCTGTGGGATTTTCTTTGTTTTATTTACAAAGTGTTGCCCCTAAAGAAGTGAGTACATTAGATATTCATAAAAGTGCGATTCCTTTTATAGTTTTACAGTTTATTGTGCTGTTAATTGTAATTGCTTTCCCGCAAACAGTTCGCTGGTTAATTGATATTTCGGCAGTAACTGGAACTTAAAGAAAAATCGGCTGTAAATCTAAAATAAAACCTGGTAATACATCTTCTCCAGATAAATTTGTAGGAGATTGTAAAACTTCCATTTCTTGATTTTGACGATAAATTTCTACTTGTTTGGTTTTAGGATTAATTAACCACCCTAAACGTAAACCATTGGCTATAAATTCCCGCATTTTTGCTTGAGTATCTGCTAAATTATCACTTTCAGAAACTAACTCAATCACAAAATCAGGACATAAGGGCAAAAACTTTTTTCTTTGTTCTTGTGTCAGTGCATTCCATCTTTCTATTTTTACCCAAGACACATCTGGGGAACGGGTAGCACCATTAGGTAATTTAAAACCCGTAGAAGAATCAAAAGCTTTTCCTAAGCCATTTTTGCGATTCCAATACCCTAAATCAAGACACATTTCAAAATTACGATTTCCTGTTTCTCCTCCCGTTGGTGACATAACAATTAATTCTCCTTGATGTGATAATTCTAAACGTAAATCTTTATTAGCAGCGACTATTTCCACAAATTCATCGTCTGTGAATTTTAATGATTTTGGTATTTGTAAAGTTACAGCATTCATGATTTATACCTCTTGACTATAACACCCCACCCCTAGCCCCTCCCCGCTCTTCGAGAGGGGAACTGGACACATCGTTCCCAGTCAGAGACTGGGAACGCCTTTCAGGAGGTTCTACTTCCCATTTTAACGAAATTTCGAGAAGATGGCGACTGGAAGCCGCGGAGCCACACAGA
The window above is part of the Dolichospermum sp. DET69 genome. Proteins encoded here:
- a CDS encoding TRAP transporter substrate-binding protein encodes the protein MKRRTIVNRLSQSAIAATGVAIVGGCQKAQNQAATGQTDTSNLPIIKWQMATSWPLSLETIFGGAQVLAERVKVLTNGKFIIEPRAAGEIAPGLEVLNVVSQGAVQAGHSAAYYYIGKSPALGFGTSVPFGLNAQQQNAWLYEGGGLAKLREIYARKFNVIQFPAGNTGTQMGGWFRNEVKTLNDLKGLKMRIPGLGGQVMAKLGVTVQNLPGGEIFQALQTGAIDAAEWVGPYDDEKLGLNKVAKFYYYPGWWEPGPTLEVQINLDEWKKLPPQYQAALETAAYQSNTTMLARYDTRNSEALEKLLKTGVQLRAYSQEILAAAEKASFALYDEFAAKDADFKAIYEQWKPFRDRMYAWNNLNEGSLTRYAYGKLKVGN
- a CDS encoding Uma2 family endonuclease, with protein sequence MLETVLVVPSIKLPPTQAELPCDDGIPMETQRHKLQMDILIDTIQPWLDQRADGYVGGNMFVYYSLAQLKNQDFRGPDFFAVLDVPKTERLSWVVWEEGKPPDVVIELLSESTASNDKSAKKLIYQNQMRVSEYFWYDPFNPNDFAGFDLNSGAYQQIALNDKNHLISKVLDLALVRWQGNYRGVDATWLRWATLDGDLFPTSGEMVEIAQQRAEQAELQLRQVAINLSQNGMSVEQVAQLTNLDILEVERLIN
- a CDS encoding TRAP transporter small permease subunit produces the protein MRNSKRFAFISRLLKFSQSIDNFADKLGWLSNWLVLLTIGVGFFNVVARYMGRFIGVQLSSNGLLELQWYLFSLTFLFGFVYILRHGENVRVDFLYTNMSEKKRALIDFVGTVLFLIPFCLIGIWVTFNPVLQSWGRLTDGSWGTWEISSDANGLPRAPIKTMVPVALFFLLLQSISQTIKYLAVLLGYQQVAEQIRLETSENINIE
- a CDS encoding TRAP transporter large permease subunit; its protein translation is MGFEWLAILMFVGFFFILMSGFPVAFSFAGTAIVFGLIGTAVGAFNPARLLLLPNSWFGTMSNFTLLAIPFFVFLGAVLEKSGLAEELLETIGIILSRVRGGLALAVVLVGTVLAATTGVVAATVIVMGMLSLPMMLRYGYDKKLAAGVIIASGTLAQLIPPSLVLVILSDQIGVSVGDLFLGALIPGLMLSGAYILYILGLAFFQPDKVPMIPDDVVIPQGTQLIKQIFKAVVPPIILIFAVLGSIFFGVATPTEAGAVGAVGASILAAFNKRLTPQLIRDAAHSTAVITALVVMILFCSSMFSLVFDALGGKTLITNLLIGLPGGYWGFLIVSNIVIFILGAFLEFIEICFIAMPLFVPAAQALHIDMVWFGVVMAVNLQTAFISPPVGFSLFYLQSVAPKEVSTLDIHKSAIPFIVLQFIVLLIVIAFPQTVRWLIDISAVTGT
- a CDS encoding Uma2 family endonuclease, translated to MNAVTLQIPKSLKFTDDEFVEIVAANKDLRLELSHQGELIVMSPTGGETGNRNFEMCLDLGYWNRKNGLGKAFDSSTGFKLPNGATRSPDVSWVKIERWNALTQEQRKKFLPLCPDFVIELVSESDNLADTQAKMREFIANGLRLGWLINPKTKQVEIYRQNQEMEVLQSPTNLSGEDVLPGFILDLQPIFL